Proteins co-encoded in one Streptomyces diastaticus subsp. diastaticus genomic window:
- a CDS encoding PspA/IM30 family protein, with protein MGMIFRAKANKALDRAEDPRETLDYSYQKQLELLQKVRRGVADVATSRKRLELQLNQLQKKSSDLEGQGRKALALGREDLAREALSRRAALQGQITDLETQHQTLQGEEEKLTLAAQRLQAKVDAFRTKKETIKATYTAAQAQTRIAESFSGISEEMSDVGVAIQRAEDKTAQLQARSGAIDELLASGALDDQSGLQKDDIQLELDRLSGGSDVELELQRMKAELAGGPSGGQQAIEGGAQGEQDRQQPEDTPRFEKN; from the coding sequence ATGGGGATGATCTTCCGCGCGAAGGCGAACAAGGCCCTTGACCGGGCCGAGGACCCGCGCGAGACCCTCGACTACTCGTACCAGAAGCAGCTGGAGCTGCTCCAGAAGGTCCGCCGGGGCGTCGCCGACGTGGCGACCTCGCGCAAGCGCCTGGAGTTGCAGCTCAACCAGCTCCAGAAGAAGTCCTCCGACCTGGAGGGCCAGGGCCGCAAGGCGCTGGCGCTGGGCCGGGAGGACCTCGCCCGCGAGGCACTCTCCCGCCGTGCCGCCCTCCAGGGGCAGATCACCGACCTGGAGACGCAGCACCAGACGCTCCAGGGCGAGGAGGAGAAGCTCACCCTGGCGGCCCAGCGGCTCCAGGCCAAGGTCGACGCCTTCCGCACCAAGAAGGAGACGATCAAGGCCACCTACACCGCGGCCCAGGCCCAGACCCGGATCGCGGAGTCCTTCTCCGGCATCTCCGAGGAGATGAGCGACGTCGGCGTCGCCATCCAGCGTGCCGAGGACAAGACGGCCCAGCTCCAGGCCCGCTCCGGCGCCATCGACGAGCTGCTCGCCTCCGGCGCCCTCGACGACCAGTCCGGCCTCCAGAAGGACGACATCCAGCTCGAGCTGGACCGCCTCTCCGGTGGTAGTGATGTGGAGCTGGAACTCCAGCGGATGAAGGCCGAGCTGGCCGGAGGTCCGTCGGGCGGCCAGCAGGCCATCGAGGGCGGTGCCCAGGGCGAGCAGGACCGGCAGCAGCCGGAGGACACCCCCCGCTTCGAGAAGAACTGA
- a CDS encoding sensor histidine kinase: MSPTPTAPAAPPRRAAARLRRRARAHPRLVDAVLAVGVLICMVAGSLTDPHHPDGPTWRSSPPDAAGFTLMALGAAALVLRRRAPRTVLAAASLASLAVLVSGDPRTPVVMSAAVALYTVAARTDRPTTWRIGLLTSAGLTAGAMLCGNPPWYAQENFGIFAWTGLAAAAGDAVRSRRAYISAIQERADRAERTREEEARRRVAEERLRIARDLHDVVAHHIALVNVQAGVAAHVMDRRPDQAKEALAHVREASRSALDELRATVGLLRQSGDPEAPTEPAPGLARLGDLAERFRNAGLPVEIACPDRGDPLPAAVDLAAYRVVQEALTNVHKHAGPGARAEVSVVPVDGHIEITVLDGGPGGPPAHGTAAPVPPPGGGHGLLGMRERVTALGGTCTAGPRFGGGFRVHAILPAQGATPAPRTPAPVPPPRDGAPKDGR, translated from the coding sequence GTGAGCCCGACCCCCACCGCCCCGGCGGCACCCCCGCGGCGGGCCGCCGCCCGCCTCCGCCGCCGGGCCCGCGCCCACCCCCGGCTGGTCGACGCGGTGCTCGCGGTGGGGGTGCTGATCTGCATGGTGGCCGGCTCGCTGACCGACCCGCATCACCCGGACGGCCCCACCTGGAGGTCCTCGCCGCCCGACGCCGCCGGTTTCACCCTGATGGCCCTCGGCGCCGCCGCCCTCGTCCTGCGCCGCCGCGCCCCGCGCACCGTGCTGGCCGCCGCCTCCCTCGCCTCGCTGGCCGTGCTGGTCTCCGGCGACCCCCGGACCCCCGTCGTGATGAGCGCGGCCGTCGCGCTGTACACCGTGGCCGCCCGCACCGACCGGCCCACCACCTGGCGGATCGGCCTGCTCACCTCGGCCGGACTCACCGCCGGCGCCATGCTCTGCGGCAACCCGCCCTGGTACGCGCAGGAGAACTTCGGCATCTTCGCCTGGACCGGTCTCGCCGCGGCCGCCGGGGACGCCGTGCGCAGCAGGCGGGCCTACATCAGCGCCATCCAGGAGCGCGCCGACCGCGCCGAGCGCACCCGCGAGGAGGAGGCCCGCCGCCGCGTCGCCGAGGAACGGCTGCGGATCGCCCGCGACCTGCACGACGTCGTGGCCCACCACATCGCCCTGGTCAACGTCCAGGCAGGCGTCGCCGCCCACGTCATGGACCGCAGACCCGACCAGGCCAAGGAGGCGCTGGCCCACGTCCGGGAGGCCAGCCGCTCCGCGCTCGACGAACTCCGCGCCACCGTCGGCCTGCTCCGCCAGAGCGGTGACCCCGAGGCGCCCACCGAACCGGCGCCCGGCCTCGCCCGCCTCGGCGACCTGGCCGAACGGTTCCGCAACGCCGGGCTGCCCGTGGAGATCGCCTGCCCGGACCGGGGTGACCCGCTGCCGGCCGCCGTCGACCTCGCCGCGTACCGGGTCGTCCAGGAGGCGCTGACCAACGTCCACAAGCACGCCGGCCCCGGGGCCCGTGCCGAGGTCAGCGTCGTCCCCGTCGACGGGCACATCGAGATCACCGTCCTCGACGGCGGCCCGGGCGGCCCGCCCGCCCACGGCACGGCCGCGCCCGTGCCGCCGCCCGGCGGCGGCCACGGCCTGCTGGGTATGCGCGAACGCGTCACCGCCCTCGGCGGCACCTGCACGGCGGGGCCCCGCTTCGGCGGCGGTTTCCGCGTCCATGCGATCCTGCCCGCCCAGGGCGCGACCCCCGCGCCCCGCACGCCCGCCCCCGTACCGCCGCCGCGGGACGGCGCACCGAAGGACGGCCGATGA
- the pspAA gene encoding PspA-associated protein PspAA, with protein MIVRIMGEGQVKLADSHFAELNALDDELLTEMESGDGPGFRATLTALLDKVRELGTPLPDDFLEPSELILPAPEASLEEVRELLSDDGLIPG; from the coding sequence GTGATCGTACGGATCATGGGCGAGGGGCAGGTGAAGCTGGCCGACAGCCACTTCGCCGAACTGAACGCGTTGGACGACGAGCTGCTCACCGAGATGGAGAGCGGCGACGGCCCGGGCTTCCGCGCCACCCTCACCGCGCTCCTGGACAAGGTCCGCGAGCTGGGCACGCCGCTCCCCGACGACTTTCTGGAGCCGTCCGAGCTGATCCTCCCGGCCCCCGAGGCCAGCCTGGAAGAGGTCCGCGAACTCCTGAGCGACGACGGCCTCATCCCCGGCTGA
- a CDS encoding response regulator, giving the protein MTIRVLLADDQALLRSAFRVLVDSEPDMEVVGEAADGAEAVELARAARPDVVLMDIRMPGTDGLAATRSISADPGLDGVRVVMLTTFEVDEYVVRALRAGACGFLGKGSEPAELLGAIRVAHAGEALLSPAATKGLIASFLAQSDHGADERHGAREERLASLTGREREVLVHVAGGLSNDEIAARLQVSPLTVKTHVNRAMAKLGARDRAQLVVTAYETGLVRPRAG; this is encoded by the coding sequence ATGACCATCAGGGTGCTGCTCGCCGACGACCAGGCCCTGCTGCGCAGCGCCTTCCGGGTGCTCGTCGACTCCGAGCCCGACATGGAGGTCGTCGGCGAGGCCGCCGACGGCGCCGAGGCCGTCGAACTGGCCCGTGCCGCCCGCCCCGACGTCGTCCTCATGGACATCCGGATGCCCGGCACCGACGGCCTCGCCGCCACCCGGTCGATCAGCGCCGATCCCGGCCTCGACGGGGTGCGGGTGGTCATGCTGACCACCTTCGAGGTCGACGAGTACGTGGTCCGCGCGCTGCGCGCCGGGGCCTGCGGCTTCCTCGGCAAGGGCTCCGAACCCGCCGAACTCCTCGGCGCCATACGCGTCGCCCACGCCGGGGAGGCGCTGCTCTCGCCGGCCGCCACCAAGGGCCTCATCGCCTCGTTCCTCGCCCAGTCCGACCACGGCGCCGACGAGCGGCACGGCGCCCGCGAGGAGCGGCTCGCCTCGCTCACCGGCCGCGAACGCGAAGTCCTCGTCCACGTCGCGGGCGGCCTGTCCAACGACGAGATAGCCGCCCGCCTCCAGGTCAGCCCGCTCACCGTCAAGACCCACGTCAACCGGGCCATGGCCAAGCTCGGTGCCCGCGACCGGGCCCAACTCGTCGTCACCGCCTACGAGACGGGCCTCGTACGCCCCCGCGCCGGCTGA